One stretch of Bremerella cremea DNA includes these proteins:
- the dnaK gene encoding molecular chaperone DnaK, with protein MAQGEVIIGIDLGTTNSVVAVMEGSEAKVIPNAEGSRLTPSVVGYTDKGEVLVGEPARRQAVTNPTKTVYSIKRFMGRRHNEVDSEEKLVPYKVVGSSDEYVKVQIGDKEYTPPEISAKILQKLKAAAESYLGHKVSKAVITVPAYFNDAQRQATKDAGQIAGLEVARIINEPTAAALAYGLGKNKAEKIAVFDLGGGTFDISILEVSPPEDGEDGGRTVFEVISTSGDTHLGGDDFDEKLIHYVASEFEKTNGIDLRKDQMALQRLQEACEKAKKELSGQASTDINLPFITADASGPKHLQMTISRSQFEQMTDDLIERCRIPVEKALKDANLTANDIDEVVLVGGSTRIPKVQEMVKKIFGKDPHKGVNPDEVVAAGAAIQGSVLAEGGRKDVLLLDVTPLSLGIETLGGVFTKLVERNTTIPTEKKQTFSTAEDNQGAVTVRVFQGERPMAADNRLLDEFNLDGIAPAPRGMPQIEVKFDIDQNGILNVSAKDLGTGKEMKVEIKQSSGLSKDEIDRMQKDAEEHAAEDKRKRELAESRNEAESRCFQLEKLIKEAGEKISDNDKAPLEAAIEKTREAAKGEDVEKIKSAISELEAASHAVSKILYEAAAANNPEAAAAAAGEAPQGETKDGGDDDAIDAEFEVKKD; from the coding sequence ATGGCACAAGGTGAAGTGATTATTGGGATCGACCTCGGTACCACGAACTCCGTGGTCGCGGTCATGGAAGGTTCGGAAGCAAAAGTGATTCCGAACGCCGAAGGTAGCCGGCTTACCCCGAGTGTTGTGGGTTACACCGACAAAGGGGAAGTCCTGGTCGGCGAACCGGCACGTCGTCAGGCGGTGACCAACCCCACCAAGACGGTTTACTCCATCAAACGCTTCATGGGGCGACGTCATAACGAAGTCGACTCGGAAGAGAAGTTGGTGCCGTACAAGGTCGTTGGTAGCTCTGACGAATATGTCAAAGTTCAAATTGGCGACAAAGAATATACGCCGCCAGAAATCTCGGCCAAGATCCTGCAGAAGCTGAAAGCTGCCGCTGAAAGCTACTTGGGACACAAGGTCAGCAAAGCGGTGATCACGGTTCCGGCTTACTTTAATGACGCTCAGCGTCAGGCCACCAAGGATGCCGGTCAGATCGCTGGTTTGGAAGTGGCTCGTATCATCAACGAACCGACCGCAGCCGCTTTGGCTTACGGTTTGGGTAAGAACAAGGCCGAAAAGATTGCCGTGTTCGACTTGGGCGGTGGTACGTTCGATATCTCGATCCTCGAAGTCTCGCCTCCTGAAGATGGGGAAGACGGCGGACGAACCGTGTTTGAGGTGATCAGCACCAGTGGTGATACGCACCTCGGTGGTGACGACTTCGATGAGAAGTTGATCCACTACGTGGCGTCCGAATTCGAGAAGACCAACGGAATCGATCTTCGCAAAGACCAAATGGCACTGCAGCGTTTGCAGGAAGCCTGCGAAAAGGCGAAGAAGGAACTCAGCGGTCAGGCTTCGACCGACATCAACCTGCCGTTCATTACGGCGGATGCCTCGGGGCCGAAGCACTTGCAGATGACCATTAGCCGTAGCCAGTTCGAGCAGATGACCGACGACTTGATCGAACGCTGCCGAATTCCGGTTGAGAAGGCTTTGAAGGATGCCAACCTAACTGCCAACGATATCGACGAAGTCGTGTTGGTTGGTGGTTCGACCCGTATCCCGAAGGTTCAGGAGATGGTCAAAAAGATCTTCGGCAAAGATCCTCACAAGGGTGTGAACCCAGATGAAGTCGTTGCCGCAGGTGCCGCTATCCAAGGTAGCGTGTTGGCCGAAGGTGGTCGTAAAGACGTGCTGCTGCTGGACGTTACTCCGCTTTCGCTCGGTATCGAAACGCTCGGTGGTGTGTTCACCAAGTTGGTCGAACGCAACACGACGATTCCAACCGAAAAGAAGCAGACCTTCAGCACGGCAGAAGACAACCAGGGTGCGGTGACTGTGCGTGTGTTCCAAGGGGAACGCCCGATGGCTGCCGACAACCGCTTGCTCGACGAGTTCAACCTGGACGGAATCGCTCCGGCTCCACGAGGCATGCCGCAAATCGAAGTCAAGTTCGACATCGACCAAAACGGTATCCTCAATGTGTCCGCCAAGGATTTGGGCACTGGTAAGGAGATGAAGGTCGAGATCAAGCAAAGTTCTGGCCTGTCGAAGGATGAGATCGATCGGATGCAGAAGGACGCCGAAGAGCACGCCGCCGAAGATAAGCGGAAGCGTGAACTGGCCGAATCTCGCAACGAAGCCGAATCGCGTTGCTTCCAGCTTGAAAAGCTGATTAAAGAAGCGGGCGAAAAGATCTCGGACAACGACAAGGCTCCGCTGGAAGCCGCGATCGAGAAGACGCGCGAAGCCGCCAAAGGCGAAGACGTCGAAAAGATCAAATCGGCCATCAGCGAGTTGG